The Hevea brasiliensis isolate MT/VB/25A 57/8 chromosome 1, ASM3005281v1, whole genome shotgun sequence genome has a window encoding:
- the LOC131183433 gene encoding uncharacterized protein LOC131183433: MGKKHRDPFPTRKPWRAKEALELVHSDLCYVEVPSNGVNKYFITFIDDFSRKALVYFLKEKSDACEAPRGSLSVRQCETCGRTHGGVCFKATGACFNCGGSGHFAKDCTSPRRSGSFTTSEGSAQVSAPRGSQSAARGRGRGRGPGNTPGSQSTVNQPASSGAPVRVYTMRQREEAETSDVVAVEKNIGKEPEETSRG; this comes from the exons ATGGGAAAGAAGCATAGAGATCCATTTCCTACAAGGAAGCCGTGGAGAGCCAAAGAAGCACTTGAGCTTGTGCATTCAGACTTATGCTATGTGGAGGTTCCATCTAATGGGGTTAACAAATACTTCATTACTTTCATTGATGATTTCAGTAGAAAGGCATTGGTTTATTTCTTGAAGGAAAAGTCTGATGCATGTGAA GCACCCcgaggatctctatcggtccggcagtgtgaaacgtgtggtagaacacatggtggggtttgtttcaaggctactggtgcatgttttaactgtggaggaagcggacatttcgctaaggattgcactagtccgcgccggtctggatcttttactacatctgaaggatcagctcaagtctctgcacccagagggtcacagtcagctgctagaggcagaggcagaggtaggggtcctggtaacacccctggaagtcagagcactgttaaccagccagcatccagtggcgcaccagttagagtatataccatgcgtcaaagggaagaggctgaaacatcagatgttgtagctg ttgaaaagaatatcgggaaggaacccgaggaaacgagtcgaggctaa